The following are from one region of the Cloacibacterium normanense genome:
- a CDS encoding DUF6572 domain-containing protein: protein MSVEQIDKVDFISTTEKGIIKLTISDHLEWDSKNEHLLILQNKINAYLNFIESGQIFEEYPSSVNKKVEIEIVLKFPPNEIGNTFLDKCKKIIDELKIEFSWKVFE, encoded by the coding sequence ATGAGTGTTGAACAAATTGATAAAGTTGACTTTATAAGCACAACTGAAAAAGGAATTATAAAACTCACTATTTCTGATCATCTAGAATGGGATTCAAAAAATGAGCACCTTTTAATTTTGCAAAATAAAATAAATGCATACTTAAATTTTATAGAAAGTGGACAAATTTTTGAAGAATATCCAAGTTCCGTAAATAAAAAAGTTGAGATTGAAATTGTTTTGAAATTTCCTCCAAATGAAATTGGAAATACTTTTTTAGATAAATGCAAAAAAATAATTGATGAACTAAAAATTGAATTTTCTTGGAAAGTTTTTGAATAA
- a CDS encoding DUF445 domain-containing protein encodes MNEEIKKRQLRNHKMLATGLFVLMTCIFLTMTYLQKYQNFGHWVGYVKAFSEAAMVGALADWFAVTALFHHPLGLKIPHTNLIEQSKERIGDNLGNFVVTNFLSPQNIRPYIQNLKISHFIGEWLQKEKNASVLVKNLSEIVLDILHKLEDDAVVNFISKKAKEMTGDVKINQILGNGMEYLLEKNDHQKLITSLSAQIKNYILEHHEMVRERVKKESFTLIPSFVDDKIAEKITSGLSKYFEEVEQDQNHALRKEITQKLFDFSSEIKINPHYEQELNAMKDDFLQPEKIHQYSHDIWVSLKKTLTEELIQEHSSLKNYLHKNIAEFSENLRTDEKLQHKIDHWVRVTAYKHILRNTNKFGDLIADTVGNWQGKELSEKLELEVGKDLQFIRINGTLVGGLVGLLIYSIAQLI; translated from the coding sequence ATGAATGAAGAAATAAAAAAACGCCAACTCAGAAATCATAAAATGCTCGCAACAGGACTTTTCGTTTTGATGACTTGTATTTTTTTGACGATGACTTATCTTCAGAAATATCAAAATTTCGGACATTGGGTAGGTTATGTAAAAGCCTTTTCTGAAGCAGCGATGGTGGGAGCTTTGGCAGATTGGTTTGCGGTGACAGCACTTTTTCATCATCCGCTTGGATTAAAAATTCCACACACCAATTTAATTGAGCAATCTAAAGAAAGAATCGGCGATAATCTGGGGAATTTTGTGGTTACTAATTTTCTTTCGCCACAAAATATAAGACCTTACATACAGAATTTGAAGATTTCTCATTTCATTGGAGAATGGCTTCAGAAAGAGAAAAACGCCTCTGTTCTGGTGAAAAATTTATCAGAAATCGTACTGGATATTCTCCATAAATTAGAAGATGACGCTGTGGTAAATTTCATCAGCAAAAAAGCAAAAGAAATGACGGGAGATGTTAAAATCAATCAAATTTTAGGAAATGGAATGGAATATCTTCTCGAAAAAAATGACCATCAAAAACTCATTACCAGCCTTTCTGCGCAAATCAAAAACTATATTCTGGAACACCACGAAATGGTGAGAGAACGTGTGAAAAAAGAGAGTTTCACGCTTATCCCAAGTTTTGTAGATGATAAAATCGCAGAGAAAATCACTTCTGGACTTTCTAAATATTTTGAAGAAGTAGAGCAAGATCAAAACCATGCTTTGAGAAAAGAAATCACTCAAAAATTATTTGATTTTTCATCTGAAATCAAAATCAATCCTCATTACGAACAAGAACTCAATGCGATGAAAGATGATTTTCTGCAACCAGAAAAAATTCATCAATATTCCCATGATATTTGGGTTTCTTTGAAAAAGACATTGACGGAAGAATTGATACAAGAGCATTCTTCGCTCAAGAATTACCTTCACAAAAACATTGCAGAATTTTCTGAAAACCTAAGAACTGACGAAAAACTACAGCATAAAATTGACCATTGGGTAAGAGTTACCGCATACAAACATATCTTGCGAAACACCAATAAATTTGGAGATTTGATTGCAGATACCGTAGGAAACTGGCAAGGAAAAGAACTCTCCGAAAAACTAGAATTAGAAGTTGGGAAAGACTTACAATTTATTAGAATTAACGGGACTTTGGTTGGTGGATTGGTTGGTTTGTTGATTTACAGTATTGCGCAACTCATTTAA